ATGAGACGGCCGCAGGCGCCCGAAATCTGGCTCGGGTTGAGGGAGAGGCCCTGGTCCTTCGCGAGCTGCAGCGTGACGGGTTCGATGGACGTGAGCCACGAGCGGCAGCAGAGTTCGCGGCGGCAGCGGCCCAACCCCCCGAGACGGCGCGCCTCGTCGCGGACTCCGATCTGCCGCAGGTCGATCCGGGTCCGGAACGAGCGGGCCATGTCCCGCACGAGGGCGCGAAAATCGACCCGCTTGTCCGCAGTGAAGTACACCGTGAGCTTGTTGCGGTCCCACTGCCACTCCGCCTCGCTCACCTTCATCCGCAGCCGGTGTTTCGCCGCGAGTTCGCGCGTGCGCCGGCGGACTTCGAGTTCCTGGTCGCGCAGTTGCTGCAGCCGCAGCACGTCGGCCGGCGCGGCGCGGCGGATCACGCGGCGGGACGGCAGCGGGACGGCGCGCTCTCCCACGGCGTCGCAGCCTCCCTCGCAGGCCAGATCCCCGGCCGCGGCCGCGCGCTTCACCCACCCGATGTCCTGCCCGCGGTCGGCCTCCACCACGACATATTCCCGCTCCGTCAGCGGTGGGACGCCGCTGAAGGCGAAGAAGTCGGAGCGAAGGCCCTTGAACCGGACCTCGAGGACCTGGCTCGCCGCTCCCGCCACCGGACCCGGCGACGCCACGGGATCCGGGGCGGCCGCCGGACTCGGGGGCGCCGCGGGATCGGGTCCCGGCCGGCGCTCGCGCGAGGCGCCGTTGCCGGACTCGCCGGCGGGGCGCGCGGGACGGGGGGGGCGCGGTCGCACCGGGCGCGGCCGCCGGCCCTCGCTCACCTCTCCTCCCAGGCGCCGATGGCGTAGTACTTGTCGCGCCGCGATTCGACCAGTTCGCCCGGCTCCCGCTTCGCCAGTTCGCGCAGGTGGCGCCGGATCGCGGCGCCCATGGCTTCGACCGCGGCCTCCCGGTCGACATGCGCCCCTCCCCGGGGCTCCGGGATGACCTGGTCCACCACGCCCAGATCCTGGAGGTCGCGGGCCGTGAGCTTGAGCGCCTCCGCCGCCTGGTCGGAGTGCTCGCGGCTCCGCCACAGGATCGCGGCGCACCCTTCGGGCGAGATCACGGAGTAGATCGCGTTCTCCATCATGAGGACGCGGTCCGCCACGCCGATCCCCAGGGCTCCACCCGAACCTCCCTCGCCGATGACGCAGCTCACGATGGGGACGCGCAGCCCCGCCATCACGGCGAGGTTGCGGGCGATCGCCTCCGCCTGGCCCCGCTCCTCGGCACCGATCCCGGGATACGCTCCCTGCGTGTCGATGAAGGTGATGACGGGGCGCCCGAACTTCTCGGCCAGCCGCAGCAGGCGTTTCGCCTTGCGGTATCCCTCGGGATGGGGAGAACCGAAATTGCGGCGCAGGTTCTCCTTCATCTCCCGGCCCTTCTGGTGCCCGATGACCATGACGGAACGGCCGTCGAGCTTGAGCCAGCCGCCGACGATGGCCGGGTCGTCGCGGAAGACGCGGTCGCCGCGCAACTCGAAGAAATCCGTGCCGATCCCGTGGATGTAGTCGAGCGAGAAGGGACGGTCCTGGTTGCGGGCGAGCTTCACACGATCGAAACGCGAGAGTCGGGCCATGGCCTCATCGTGCGCGGCGGCGAGTTGGGCTTCCAGCGGCCCCAGCTCGGCGCTCACGTCGATTCCGCGTTCTCTGGCCTTGTTCCGAAGCTCCTCCACATGGTCGCGGAGCTCGGCCAGACCCTCCTGTTCTATCGACATACGCGATCATCTCTCGATCCCAAAGCCGACGTCCAGCCCTCGGCCTGCGCTCGGCTGTCTGCATAAACTGGGCTCGCGGACGGCGATCCGGCCAGCGGGCGGCCGGACGGGGGCCGAACCGTCAGTGGTTCCGGACCAGTCTCACACCGCTTCCGCCCAGCAGCGCGCGCAGTTCCTCGACCAGGGTCGGCGTCGGGGCCACGCGTAGCGTGCGCGACTTGAACCGGGAGGGGTGCGCGTCGTCTTCCGGCACCCCGAGATCCCCGTTCGCACCGCCGTTCGCCTGGCCCCGGACCGCGGTCGCATCCACGTAGAGAGGGCCGAGTCCCGGCGACGCCTCGATCAACGCGCGCGCCTTGCCGAACGCGCCGGGTTCCAGCCGGTCGTCCTCGCGGAGTTCGATCAGGATCCCCACCTGGCCCTCGTCCCGCACGTCCGCGAGCGCCCGCACGGAGTCGAGGAAGATGGGCGGATCGTCGTCATCCCGCGAGTTACCGGACACCGTGCCCGCGATCAGGACCGGGCGGTCGTCCGTGAGGAGACCGCGGTTCTTCTGCCACACATCGCCGAACACGAGCGTCGTCGCCGTCCCGTGGAAGTCCTCGATCGTGAGGCGCGCCCACTCCCGGCCGTCCTTCCGCGCGGTGCGCACCGACGTCTCCGTGATGACGCAGGGGACCTCCACTTTCCGGTCGCGGCGCTCGCGCAGGTTCGTCGTCCTCGCCTCCAGCGCGTACATGTCGACGAGATCCCGGTAGCGCTCGAGCGGGTGTCCGGAGATGTAGAACCCGAGACGTTCCTTCTCCTCGCGCAGGCGGTTGCGCTCGCTCCACGCGGGCACGACCGGGAGTTCGATCTCCGGCCGCGTCTCCGCCGAGTCGCCCCCGAACAGGCTCGTCTGTCCGCTCTCGGCCTCCTGCCGGCGCAACTGCGCCTCGTTGAGCATGACCTCGAGACCGGTGGTGAGCGCGGCGCGGTCGCCCAGGTCGTCGAGCGCCCCGGCTCCGATGAGGGCCTGGATCACGCGCGAGTTGTTGAGCCGCAAGTCGATCCGTTCGAGGAAGTCGATGAAGCTCTCGAACGGCGCCTCTTCCCGCGCCGCCTGGATCGACCGGATCGCCGAGTGTCCCACGCCCTTGATCGCGCCCAGCCCGAAGCGGATCGCCGACCTCCCGGGATCGTCCGGATCATCGACGACCGTGAAGCGATACCCCGACTCCTTCACCGAGGGGGGGAGTACCCGGATCCCGAGCAGCCGAGCGGCTCCGATGTAGGACACGACCGCATCCGTGCTCCCGATTTCCGACGACAGGAGGCCGGCCATGAACTCGGCCGGGTAGTGCGCCTTCAGCCACGCGGTCCGGTAGGAGAGGAGCGCGTAGGCCACGCTGTGCGCCTTGTTGAAGCCGTAGCGGCCGAAGGTGCGGATGAGTTTGGCGATCTCGCCCGCCTTCGGTTTCGCCACGCCGCGCTCGACCGCGCGCTTGACGAACTCCCCGAGGACCCGGTCCGTGAGGTCGGCGTCCTTCTTCCCCACCGCCTTCCTGAGCACGTCGGCTTCGGCGAGCGAAAAGCCCGCGAGCAGGTTGGCGGCCCGCATCACCTGCTCCTGGTAGGTGATGACCCCGTACGTCGGCTCCAGAACCTCCTTGAGGTCGGGATGGGGATAGTCCACCGACTGGAGTCCCCGCTTGCGCTTGATGTAGACGTCCGTCATCCCGGAATCGAGCGGGCCCGGGCGGATGAGCGCGTTGACGGCGACGAGGTCGTCGAAGCGGTCGCAGCGCATGGCGCGCAGCTTGTCCGTGGCGAGGCTGGATTCGAACTGGAACACGCCGCTCGTGCGGCCATCCGCGAGCATCTCGTACACGGCGGGGTCGTCGAGGCCGATCTCCTCCCAGTCCACGCGGGTCCCGTGCCGTTCCTCGACGTTCCGGGCGGCGTCGTCGATCACGGTCAGCGTGCGAAGGCCCAGGAAATCCATCTTGAGCATGCCCGCCTTCTCGAGCGCGTTCATGTCGAACTGTGTGATCACGGCGCCGCTCTTGGTGTCCGAGCAGATCGGCACGTAGTCGTCCAGCGGTCCCGGCGCGATTACGACGCCCGCGGCGTGCACGGAACTGTGGCGCGCGAGCCCCTCGATGCGTTCCGCGTAGTCGAGGAGTTTCCTGACCTGGGCGTCCTCGCGGTCGCTCTCGGCGAGTTCGCCCACTTTCTTCCTCGCCTCCGCCACCGTGAGCGAATACCCCGGCGTCGACGGCACGAGCTTCGCGAGGCGATCCGTGTCCGAGGGCGAGAAGCCGAGCACGCGGCCCACGTCCCGGATCACGGCGCGCGCCTTCATCGTCCCGAAGGTGATGATCTGCCCCACCGAAGCCTGTCCGTACTTCTCCCGCACGTAGTCGATGACCTCGCCGCGGCGCTCGTAGCAGAAGTCGATGTCGATGTCCGGCATGGAGACGCGTTCCGGATTCAGGAAGCGCTCGAAGAGGAGGTCGAACTCGAGCGGGTCCACATCGGTGATGCCGAGCGCGTAGCAGATGATCGATCCCGCGGCGGATCCGCGGCCGGGTCCGACCGGGATATCCCGTTCGCGCGCCGCGACGATGAAATCCCAGACGATGAGCAGGTAGCCCGCATACCCTGTGTTCTCGATGACTCCGAGTTCGTAGTCGAGGCGCTGGCGCACCTCCTCGGGCAGGGGATCGCCGTACCTGGACTTCGCTCCCTCCGTCGCCTCGTGGCGCAGCATCTGCATGGGTTCGGAGAAGCGGTCCGGGAGCGGGAAATCGGGCAGATGGTACTGCTTCTCGAACTGGACGTCGCAGCGCTCCGCGATCTTCACCGTCTCGGCGAGCAGGCCGGGCAGATCGGGGAAGAGTTCCGCCATCTCGTCGGCGCTCTTGAAGTAACTCTCCTCCCCGTGGAAACGGAGCCGGTCGGGGTCGTCCTTGTCCTTTCCGGTCCCGATGCAGAGGAGCGTGTCGTGCGCGTCCGCGTCCTCCCGCCGCATGTAGTGCGCGTCGTTCGTGACGACGAGCGGCAGCCCGAGTTCCTCGGAGATCTGGATGATCCCCTTGTTGACGAGGTCCTGCTTCGGAATCCCGTGGTTCTGGAGTTCGAGCCAATAGCGGTCCTTGAACACGCCCGCGTGCCACTCCGCCGTCCGCTTCGCGTCCTCGTACCGCTCGTGGTGCAGGTAGCTTGCGACCTCGCCCACGAGGCAGGCGGAGAGGCAGATGAGCCCGTCCGAGTAGCGCTCGAGCATCTCGTGATCCACGCGCGGGCGACGGTAGAAGCCCTCCGTGTACCCGATCGACGAGAGCTTCACGAGATTCGAGTAGCCGCGCCGGTTCTCGGCGAGCAGCACGAGGTGGGCGCTGTGGGCCGGGGCTCCCTCCTCCAGCTTGCGGGAGCGGCGGTCGCCGTACGCGACGTAGACCTCGCAGCCGATGATCGGCTTGATTCCCCTGGCGCGGGCCTTCTCCTGGAACTCCCACGCGCCGTGCATGTTGCCGTGGTCCGTGAGGGCGATGGCGGGCATGCCGAGTTCGACCGCGCGGTCGATCAGGTCGTCGATCCGGTTCGCGCCATCGAGGAGCGAGTACTCGCTATGTGTGTGAAGATGAACGAACTGCATCCGGGCGACCCTGTCCGGCCAGGCGTGTCAGATTTGGCTGCTTCGGCCTTCGGGCTCGGCTATGCCCCGGACTCGACGCAGCGGAACGACCCCAGTATCTCCTGCAACTGCAGCATGTACTCGTACTTGGCCCGGTTCGGCGAATAGAGCCACGCATCGACGAAGTACGTGCGCGCCGGACAGTCGATCAGCCAGACGATGAACGGGCCCGCGGCGGGGAATCCGCCCGCCTCGTCCTGCCACACGCCCGTCACCTCCAGCGCCGGGCGGCCCTCCCACATGAAGCTGACCACGCTCGAATTCGTGTCGTCGATCCGCTGCGGGACGTTGTAGTGCACGGCATCGATCTCCGCCCGCCACTCCAGCGCCAGCTCCCTCGTCAGCGAGTCCACGCCCGGGCGCCAGGCGACGAGGATCGAGCGGATGAGTTCGCTCGGGTCCGGGTTGTCGTTGCGCAGGATGACGAGGCTGTCGCCACCGCCGAGGTCCCGCGCGATCCGGTCGTAGACCTCGGGGACCAGCATCGAGAACCCGAACCGCCGCCCCAGATCCGCCCTGAGCGCGGTGTCGGCGGCCGTCGCGAACATCCGCCGCAGCACCAGTTCGCGGTAGTTCGTGTCCACCGCGTTGAGGACCGACGGGAGGGCCGCCACCCACGACTCGGCTTCGCGGCCGGACCGCAGCAGAACCGCCGTTACTGTCTGGGACAGGGCCCACACGTTGGACGCCTGGAAGACACGGCCCGGCTCGAGCGCGCCGAGATCCTGGCTCGCCTCGGCCGCCACCTCGAGCATGAGGGGATCGTCCGCCGTCCCGAACACGATCAGGTTACGGAACATCTTCAGTTGTCCGACGTTTTCGTGGCCCGGGTCGACGAAGCTGACCTCGTACTGCTTCTCGTCGCGGCTCGTGAAGATCGTGGGCTCGAGGACCCGCTTGGTCTCCTCCTCCACTTGCTGCGAGAGTGAGTCGGGAGCGAGGATGATGAGGCTGTTCGCCTCGCCGAACGCCGTCTGCCTGCTGCAGGCGGAGAGGATCGGGAGCACGGCCGCGAGGAGCGCCATCGGGGCGCCGAAGGGACGGATTTTCATGCGAGTGAAGCTAGACCGGCGGGCTGGCGGCGGCAATCGAAACCGGGGCATCGCGGGACGGATTTCGCGGTGACTACGCGCCGGGATTTCCTCGCCGCGTGGTCGCGCTCGGCGGCTCTCTGCGCGCTGGCGCCGCTGCCCTTCGCGCAGTTCGGCCCGGTCGCCCGTGCGAACGGCGGCGGGATCCGGGTATCCGGCGGCGGATCTGCGTCCGTCGACCGCTTTCCTTTCGAACTCGGAGTGGCCTCCGGGGAACCGGCCGCCGACGGCGTCGTCCTGTGGACGCGGCTGCTCGCCC
This portion of the Candidatus Palauibacter australiensis genome encodes:
- the ricT gene encoding regulatory iron-sulfur-containing complex subunit RicT, encoding MSEGRRPRPVRPRPPRPARPAGESGNGASRERRPGPDPAAPPSPAAAPDPVASPGPVAGAASQVLEVRFKGLRSDFFAFSGVPPLTEREYVVVEADRGQDIGWVKRAAAAGDLACEGGCDAVGERAVPLPSRRVIRRAAPADVLRLQQLRDQELEVRRRTRELAAKHRLRMKVSEAEWQWDRNKLTVYFTADKRVDFRALVRDMARSFRTRIDLRQIGVRDEARRLGGLGRCRRELCCRSWLTSIEPVTLQLAKDQGLSLNPSQISGACGRLMNCLRYEHAVYAQARKRFPPVGRTIRTARGRENVKSWDLFEETVSLEAGDGETRTIPLAELRDERRAARRADLDRR
- the dnaE gene encoding DNA polymerase III subunit alpha; translation: MQFVHLHTHSEYSLLDGANRIDDLIDRAVELGMPAIALTDHGNMHGAWEFQEKARARGIKPIIGCEVYVAYGDRRSRKLEEGAPAHSAHLVLLAENRRGYSNLVKLSSIGYTEGFYRRPRVDHEMLERYSDGLICLSACLVGEVASYLHHERYEDAKRTAEWHAGVFKDRYWLELQNHGIPKQDLVNKGIIQISEELGLPLVVTNDAHYMRREDADAHDTLLCIGTGKDKDDPDRLRFHGEESYFKSADEMAELFPDLPGLLAETVKIAERCDVQFEKQYHLPDFPLPDRFSEPMQMLRHEATEGAKSRYGDPLPEEVRQRLDYELGVIENTGYAGYLLIVWDFIVAARERDIPVGPGRGSAAGSIICYALGITDVDPLEFDLLFERFLNPERVSMPDIDIDFCYERRGEVIDYVREKYGQASVGQIITFGTMKARAVIRDVGRVLGFSPSDTDRLAKLVPSTPGYSLTVAEARKKVGELAESDREDAQVRKLLDYAERIEGLARHSSVHAAGVVIAPGPLDDYVPICSDTKSGAVITQFDMNALEKAGMLKMDFLGLRTLTVIDDAARNVEERHGTRVDWEEIGLDDPAVYEMLADGRTSGVFQFESSLATDKLRAMRCDRFDDLVAVNALIRPGPLDSGMTDVYIKRKRGLQSVDYPHPDLKEVLEPTYGVITYQEQVMRAANLLAGFSLAEADVLRKAVGKKDADLTDRVLGEFVKRAVERGVAKPKAGEIAKLIRTFGRYGFNKAHSVAYALLSYRTAWLKAHYPAEFMAGLLSSEIGSTDAVVSYIGAARLLGIRVLPPSVKESGYRFTVVDDPDDPGRSAIRFGLGAIKGVGHSAIRSIQAAREEAPFESFIDFLERIDLRLNNSRVIQALIGAGALDDLGDRAALTTGLEVMLNEAQLRRQEAESGQTSLFGGDSAETRPEIELPVVPAWSERNRLREEKERLGFYISGHPLERYRDLVDMYALEARTTNLRERRDRKVEVPCVITETSVRTARKDGREWARLTIEDFHGTATTLVFGDVWQKNRGLLTDDRPVLIAGTVSGNSRDDDDPPIFLDSVRALADVRDEGQVGILIELREDDRLEPGAFGKARALIEASPGLGPLYVDATAVRGQANGGANGDLGVPEDDAHPSRFKSRTLRVAPTPTLVEELRALLGGSGVRLVRNH
- a CDS encoding acetyl-CoA carboxylase carboxyltransferase subunit alpha — its product is MSIEQEGLAELRDHVEELRNKARERGIDVSAELGPLEAQLAAAHDEAMARLSRFDRVKLARNQDRPFSLDYIHGIGTDFFELRGDRVFRDDPAIVGGWLKLDGRSVMVIGHQKGREMKENLRRNFGSPHPEGYRKAKRLLRLAEKFGRPVITFIDTQGAYPGIGAEERGQAEAIARNLAVMAGLRVPIVSCVIGEGGSGGALGIGVADRVLMMENAIYSVISPEGCAAILWRSREHSDQAAEALKLTARDLQDLGVVDQVIPEPRGGAHVDREAAVEAMGAAIRRHLRELAKREPGELVESRRDKYYAIGAWEER
- a CDS encoding DUF4837 family protein; translated protein: MKIRPFGAPMALLAAVLPILSACSRQTAFGEANSLIILAPDSLSQQVEEETKRVLEPTIFTSRDEKQYEVSFVDPGHENVGQLKMFRNLIVFGTADDPLMLEVAAEASQDLGALEPGRVFQASNVWALSQTVTAVLLRSGREAESWVAALPSVLNAVDTNYRELVLRRMFATAADTALRADLGRRFGFSMLVPEVYDRIARDLGGGDSLVILRNDNPDPSELIRSILVAWRPGVDSLTRELALEWRAEIDAVHYNVPQRIDDTNSSVVSFMWEGRPALEVTGVWQDEAGGFPAAGPFIVWLIDCPARTYFVDAWLYSPNRAKYEYMLQLQEILGSFRCVESGA